The Macadamia integrifolia cultivar HAES 741 chromosome 3, SCU_Mint_v3, whole genome shotgun sequence genome segment CACGCGCTTTTTGATTTAATCCTTGATGGTGTTGTGTATATTACAAAAAGGTATTGTTGTAATCCCTTCTTCTCTTGTGCTTCTGTTCTTCTACAGAAAgcagcaggaaaaaaaaaaagctacacTATTTTGTCAGTTCCATCTCTTCTACTTGTTTTCATCTTCTGCACTCCCTAACATGTTCTTCATCTTTACACATATGGTACATGCGAAACAAAGCCACCTAGTAACCAACCAACCTTTCCTCTCACCTTCAAAAACTGCAACAACCGAACCAACAAGAACAACCAGTATTTAGACTCCAAAATTTCATAAACGTGAAGAATGCAAATACACTAGAAGGGGTATGGATAGTGAGTGGTCTGTGTACCTGTACCCAAATCaatctcatcttcaatcacttactCTTCTGCCTCGTCTTCCTCCGACTTCAAGTTGTTTCATTGTGCACATCATTCCTCCTTGGTCCTAGGGGAGCCTTTCAACTCCGGACACGGTGATTGTGCGTCATCCGCGTCAGAATCGCTGCCAGATGAGCTGCCCGAGTACGAACCTGCAATAACCCCAAAGGCCCAAATTAAGCTCTTtctgcaatggagatgagttaAAACGATGCAAGGGGTATACAAAATAGAGGGGTAACACAGTTCCCGTACCACTGGACGAGGAAGAACCACTGCTAGAACTACTGGAGCTGCTTGATCTGCTGGCGTAACCACCAGCATCTTTCTCAATTTCCACAGGAGGAAAGTTGTTTGTCACCATCTCCTCCCCAATATCCACATCCTCTTCCATAGTCTCGCCTTTCTTAATCTTCTTCGCAGCAGCTGCTGTTGAAGTTGAAACTGCTCCAGCTGTGGCCTCCGGTTTTGAGGCCTCAGGCATCACACTTTTGGGAGACTGCAATGTAGAAAACAATGATCAGCTTCAGAAAGAGTGGACGAAAATCAAGCAATTGGGTTCTAcaattagaaagaaaataatttacTACCTTGCTTCCTTCTCCTGCAGGAATCTGGTTGTTACTTGCAAACGCTTGTCTCTTGATCTTGCTCATCATCTTTTTGCAGTTGCACACAAACCGATCAAGGTCCCAAAGCGTTTCCGTGTCCAGAACCTCAATGTCCAGCTCAATCTCATCCCCGTGCTGTGCCACATTAGTATTTCTCTTCCTTATGATATGCAACACCTGATCCATTTTCTCCTGAGGGAGATTTTGCAGACTCAATCCTAGTTTTTGCTTCTCCTCAAAGCTCATCTCCCGTTTGTTTGGATCCTTCGCTTTCGGCTTTGGCTGCTTCCCAGTCACTGACCTTCCTGTCGACAATGGCCTCGCCAGTGCAAAAGCTGATGTTGGTGCGGGGGTTTGCGCTGGTGATGGGATTGATGCAGCAGCCGCATTGGGGATTGAGACAGGATCAGGCTTCTTCGCGACAACCTCTGGGATTGGAACTGCAGTCCATGAGTTTCTTGGCATATCCCCAGCAGGAACCTCTCGCCGCTTAAAGTTTTGGAATTTCTTGAACGCAGGTTCAAACATCTCCTCAAATCGAGCCAGCAGTTGCTCCGCCATTACATAAACATCGTGGCCCTTAGGATTGTAAATTAGGGCATTTTTGAAGGTTAACCGCACATCGGAGGCAAAATCAACAGGTGATGCATAGAAGTTCCTGCCGAGCTTGGTTTTCACGGTCCCAAGATCCATAGGTTGCTTGACAATCTGGTTGTAGTCGTGAAGACCCATGCCGACAACATCAACGGGGGCATTGAAAATCCACCCGTGCTTATGCTTCATCAGCTTGGACAAGATCTGTTCGCATCGTTTCATGATACCGGACGACAGCTTTCCGGACGGAGGGTCCAATGCAGGTCGCTTTGGATCTCTGCTACTGCCAGAGACCAAGGGAAGAGGACGTTTGCTCCCTAAAACTTTCTTGCCATCAGTATGCGTCTTTTCCTTTCCCGTCACAAATTCAGACTGCCGATAATACTGATTTGCCTTGGGTGTTCGTTTCTCTTTGGGCGAATCCAACGAGGAATGATGGTTTAGGTGGAGAGGAGGTGGCCGCGTGGCTGATGTGACCTCCCTAGCGCCATAGCCTCCGGACAACTGAGAGGCGCTGTAACCAGATCTGGACTGAATTTCCCTCAATTCGATCCGGTTGGCCATACTCCGGACCTCTTCTAGCTCGGAGATCAAGCGTTTCTTGAGCTCCTTGAGCTCTCTTCTTGAGTAGGCCGCAATATTGAAGGACACATAGCCACCGACAGAGGATTCCCTCCGGTTGCTGAGGCTGATGGATTTCCTATTCAAGGAGGACGAGTCATCAGAAACAGTCGGAACGAAAACCGCCGATTCGTCAGCCTGACGGCTATGAATCTTGCTTGGGTGGTGGTGGTCATGGATCAAtttgttagggttagggttggaCTTCAGGCGAGGCTTAGAGTTAGGGTGTTTCCTCATATAAACCTTGCGTTCTCCCCAAGACGGTTCATTTCGACTGACTAAGAGAGCAGACGCCATTCATGTACGAAATTCTATCACATCGGTCGATCTCCGGCGAATCTCCGGCGAGATGTCTGCGACGGAGGCGATTGGCGAACCATATAGAAGCAGAGAAGTCGCCGGAGAGAGGCTGGAACCGAAAAGCTAAAAGAAAActgagaaatgaaaaagaaaaacaggaaaaaggaacaaaagaagatAGACGAGGGTTTGGAAGGCCCTCCTCGACAGAACGACGAACTGGAGAGCAGAAGCACCGCTTCTTAAAGGCATCCAGATCTGCCCGCTTGGACCTGCAATTGATTTCCACGCGTCGATCTAACTGTAGATGTTCATCCGACGGTTAAAAAGACTTTTCTCGTTGCCCAAAAAGCTGACCGTCCCATCTGTCACGGATGGCGGGGATATGGAGTTGGGTACACGCGGCAGGAAGTGAAC includes the following:
- the LOC122073570 gene encoding transcription factor GTE7-like; amino-acid sequence: MASALLVSRNEPSWGERKVYMRKHPNSKPRLKSNPNPNKLIHDHHHPSKIHSRQADESAVFVPTVSDDSSSLNRKSISLSNRRESSVGGYVSFNIAAYSRRELKELKKRLISELEEVRSMANRIELREIQSRSGYSASQLSGGYGAREVTSATRPPPLHLNHHSSLDSPKEKRTPKANQYYRQSEFVTGKEKTHTDGKKVLGSKRPLPLVSGSSRDPKRPALDPPSGKLSSGIMKRCEQILSKLMKHKHGWIFNAPVDVVGMGLHDYNQIVKQPMDLGTVKTKLGRNFYASPVDFASDVRLTFKNALIYNPKGHDVYVMAEQLLARFEEMFEPAFKKFQNFKRREVPAGDMPRNSWTAVPIPEVVAKKPDPVSIPNAAAASIPSPAQTPAPTSAFALARPLSTGRSVTGKQPKPKAKDPNKREMSFEEKQKLGLSLQNLPQEKMDQVLHIIRKRNTNVAQHGDEIELDIEVLDTETLWDLDRFVCNCKKMMSKIKRQAFASNNQIPAGEGSKSPKSVMPEASKPEATAGAVSTSTAAAAKKIKKGETMEEDVDIGEEMVTNNFPPVEIEKDAGGYASRSSSSSSSSSGSSSSSGSYSGSSSGSDSDADDAQSPCPELKGSPRTKEE